The following coding sequences are from one Augochlora pura isolate Apur16 chromosome 6, APUR_v2.2.1, whole genome shotgun sequence window:
- the LOC144470905 gene encoding putative JmjC domain-containing histone demethylation protein 2C, producing the protein MDTFSVQQLILRWCLQQDWELMKGSVAWASAVRRWAEMQDGQRILLTTPSVLVGFRVEVYRAEGTTQWYTAVIVGYNESTKDLTVTDDTVLEDHNEDPSLVQMRLIGDGVVESIMRGEVVGMTPRRSRSSTALTHALVVRIIVD; encoded by the exons ATGGATACGTTCTCCGTGCAACAATTAATCCTGCGATGGTGTTTGCAGCAGGACTGGGAGCTGATGAAGGGCTCGGTGGCGTGGGCGAGCGCCGTTCGACGCTGGGCGGAGATGCAGGACGGCCAGAGGATCCTGCTGACGACGCCGAGCGTGCTGGTCGGCTTCAGGGTCGAGGTTTATCGGGCCGAGGGCACTACACAATGGTACACTGCCGTCATTGTTGGTTACAACGAGTCCACCAAG GACTTGACCGTCACCGACGACACCGTCCTCGAGGATCACAACGAGGACCCCAGTTTAGTACAAATGCGGCTGATCGGCGACGGAG TGGTCGAGAGCATCATGAGAGGCGAGGTCGTCGGCATGACACCGAGGAGGTCGAGGTCATCGACTGCTCTGACGCACGCGCTCGTCGTG